CGTTCTCGGCGCGCAGATCGACACAAAGAAGCTTCGCGCCCTCGGCCGCCATGCCCTCGGCGATGCCGGCGCCGATGTTCGGGCTGGTGCCCGTCACCAGCGCCACCTTGCCCGCGAGCTTCATGGTTTGCATTCCCCTCGTCTTCGGATTTCTCTCTGGCCGCTGCTGCGGCGCCCGCCGGCATCCGCATGGTGCGCCGTGGCCGCCGTTCTGTCGAGCCGCGGCCGCTACGCGGAACGCATTCCCAGATAGCGCGCCGCCGCGTCTCGGCCGCCATCGCCGCCGGCGTAGCTGAGGCCCAGGCCGACGAGCACGCCGCCGTAGCGCAGCTTCAACACGGCGTCCGCCGCTAGCGAGAGCAGCCGGTCGTCGCCGAGCGCCCGCACCAGCGCCGGCCCGAAGCCGTTGAGGCGGAAGAGCGAGCGGAGCTCACCGCGCAGCACGTCCGCTCGCGACGGCGGCACCACGAACTGCAAGAAAAGATCCTCCCAGTCGCCGTAGCCATAAGCCACGCGCAAGTGCTCGCAGAGCACGCCGTACCAGCGCAGCAGCGCCTGCCAGCCGGGCCCGACCGGCTCAAGCTCCGAGCGGGGGCCGGCCCGCAGTGTCGCGTCATCGAAGCGCAGGTGCACGCCGTCCAGCTCCGGCTGGCGCGGCGAATGCGGGTAGAACTGCATGGCGCCCGTGGCCCGCACCTCCATCCCCGGCACGGCGCCGCGCAGCGGAATCACGCCGTAGCCGCGCGGCAACGGCGCTGGCCGCGAGCGCAGCAGCGGCTCCGGGTCCGGCACGGCAAGGCGCACCCCGCCGGCGTCGGACGTGAGGCCGTCGAAGACGGGCCAATCCTCGTCGCCGGCGTGCACGCGCAGGCCCGCGGCCGCCAGGTCGCGGAACAGGCCCCGCACCAGCCGTGTGCTCAGCCGCTGGTGCGGGAAGTACGAGCTGATCTCGAAGTCGCGGCCCAGAAGCTCATCTCCAGCGGGTCCGGCGGGCGGTGCGTCCGGTGGGCAGGTGCCCGCCGATCGTACCCGCCGCGAGGCCGCCGCGCCACGCGGCCAGGGGCGTCCCGCGCCGCGGCGCGTGGCTTGACGGCCTCCCGCCCCGGTGCTATACCGCGAGCGCGCGGGTGCGGCGGACGCCGGCAGCGCCGCGCTGGGATGGAGGAACCCGTGACCACCGGACAACCCGCGGCCAGGCGGCAGCGGCCGATCGTCCCCTTTCTGAAGCTGCCAGAGAACGGCCCCGCCTACCTCGCCGGTTCGCGCTGCAAGAACTGCGGCACCGCCTTCGCCGGCGAGCGGCGGGCCTGCGCCAACTGCTCCGCCGTCGACCAGATGGAGCCGATCCGCCTCAGCGACAAGGGCGAGGTCTACATCTGGTCGATCGTGCACCAGTCCGCGCCCGGCATCAAAACGCCCTACATCGCCGCGATCGTCGATCTGCCTGAGGGCGTGGCCGTGCGCGCCAACGTCGAGGGCATCGAGCCCGAGCCGAAGAACATGCGCTTCGGCATGCCGGTGCAGATGTACACTGAGGTCGTGCGCCAGGACCGCGAAGGCAACGACATCGTCGCCTACAAGTTCCGCCCCGTCTGAACCGGAAGCGCGGAGCTGGATTCGAGGAGGACTGCCATGCTGAACATGCGCGATGTCTACGTCGTCGGCGTGGGTATGATCAAGTTTGGGCGCTATCCCGAGCAGGACATCGGCTCGCTGGGCGGCCAGGCGGCGCTGCTGGCGCTCAAGGACGCGGGCCTCTCGCTCAAAGACATCCAGATCCTGATGAGCGGCAACCTCTACCAGACCAGCATGTCCGGCCAGCGCATCCTCAAAGAGGTCGGCATGACCGGCGTGCCGGTCTACAACGTCTCCAACGCCTGCGCCTCCGGCTCGACCGCCTTCCGCGAGGCCGTCTTCGCCGTTGGCTCCGGCGCCTACGAGGTGGCGATGGCCGTGGGCACCGAGCAGATGGGCAAGATGGGCCTGCTCGGCGCGCCGTCCGATCCCTCCACCAGCCCCGAGGGCGTGCTGGGCACGGGCCTGATGCCCGGCGTCTTCGGCATGGCCGGCATGGAGCACATGCGCAAGTACGGCACCACGCACGAGCAGTTCGCCAAGGTCTCGGTGAAGAACCACCACCACGCCATGGCCAACCCGCTTTCGCAGTACC
This region of Dehalococcoidia bacterium genomic DNA includes:
- a CDS encoding OB-fold domain-containing protein, coding for MTTGQPAARRQRPIVPFLKLPENGPAYLAGSRCKNCGTAFAGERRACANCSAVDQMEPIRLSDKGEVYIWSIVHQSAPGIKTPYIAAIVDLPEGVAVRANVEGIEPEPKNMRFGMPVQMYTEVVRQDREGNDIVAYKFRPV